In Chitinophaga nivalis, a single genomic region encodes these proteins:
- a CDS encoding GIY-YIG nuclease family protein, whose product MEQVQIGRCVYILNTGKNLYKIGKTQDLHKRLGAYHTHLPVMFRVIRQYAAHNMTELEESLHIVFQHKRVKGEWFELSKSDLIICDNIARNYALQNLQKQHRKNPDITFSDNPMLQVMEANEKYLQDYSRIVDDIKLGLNTDEIFELYEGAVNKTIIETVRRLLRYRTPNSAFLGKWLRVVDELSDGVSESDILQKYKGHISRATIQMIKRILRNQLY is encoded by the coding sequence ATGGAACAGGTACAAATCGGTAGATGTGTATATATTCTGAATACAGGTAAAAACCTGTATAAAATCGGTAAGACGCAGGACTTACATAAGCGCCTGGGAGCTTATCATACACACCTGCCCGTTATGTTTCGGGTTATCAGGCAATATGCAGCCCATAACATGACGGAGCTGGAAGAGAGCCTGCATATCGTATTTCAGCATAAACGCGTCAAAGGAGAGTGGTTTGAATTAAGTAAAAGCGACCTGATTATCTGCGACAATATTGCCCGCAACTATGCTTTGCAAAACCTGCAGAAACAACATCGCAAAAATCCTGACATCACTTTCAGCGACAATCCGATGTTACAGGTAATGGAAGCCAACGAAAAGTACCTGCAGGATTACTCCCGGATTGTAGATGATATTAAACTGGGACTCAATACCGATGAGATATTTGAATTGTATGAAGGCGCTGTTAATAAAACCATCATTGAAACGGTACGCAGACTGCTAAGGTACCGTACACCCAACTCCGCATTCCTCGGCAAGTGGCTGCGGGTAGTAGATGAACTCAGCGACGGCGTGAGCGAAAGCGATATTCTCCAAAAATACAAAGGCCATATCAGCCGTGCCACCATACAAATGATCAAAAGAATATTACGCAATCAGTTGTATTAA
- a CDS encoding SDR family NAD(P)-dependent oxidoreductase produces the protein MDLYLKGKTAVITGGSQGLGRAIAKELAIQGVKVFVNGRNETLLESFKEEVAAAGGIAPITFAQDFVAPDGPQKIAAAALESLGHVDILINNAGRSRQLDIIAPDEEWAASMTLDFERHRQLTQLLLPQFIARKQGAILNIASSYELRVINASAVAKAAVIAWSKGLAAQLAQYGITVNSLQPGIIDTEQIRRIFPGEERRKFAEREIPMGDFGEPQDIANMATFLVSPRAKYITGTVAVVDGGMRRYPF, from the coding sequence ATGGATCTCTATTTAAAAGGAAAAACAGCTGTCATCACCGGTGGAAGTCAGGGACTCGGCCGGGCCATTGCCAAAGAATTAGCCATACAAGGAGTGAAAGTATTCGTTAACGGACGAAACGAAACATTACTGGAGAGCTTTAAAGAAGAAGTAGCCGCTGCAGGCGGCATCGCACCTATTACATTCGCCCAGGATTTTGTAGCGCCTGACGGACCGCAAAAAATAGCAGCGGCAGCACTGGAAAGCCTGGGGCACGTAGATATTCTCATTAACAATGCCGGCCGCAGCCGCCAACTGGATATCATCGCGCCGGATGAAGAATGGGCAGCTTCCATGACATTAGACTTTGAGCGGCACCGGCAGCTCACCCAGCTGCTTTTACCCCAGTTTATCGCACGTAAGCAAGGAGCTATCCTCAACATTGCCAGCTCGTATGAACTACGTGTCATCAATGCCTCCGCAGTGGCCAAGGCCGCCGTAATTGCATGGTCCAAAGGGCTGGCGGCACAGTTGGCTCAATATGGCATTACCGTGAATAGCCTGCAACCGGGCATCATTGACACCGAACAAATCCGGCGTATTTTCCCGGGTGAAGAACGGCGCAAATTTGCAGAGCGGGAAATTCCCATGGGGGATTTTGGCGAGCCGCAGGATATTGCCAACATGGCGACCTTTCTGGTGTCTCCCCGCGCAAAATACATCACCGGCACCGTGGCGGTTGTTGATGGCGGCATGCGGCGCTATCCGTTCTAA
- a CDS encoding phosphotransferase, which yields MVPATKEIAVKNALQLTFGVSEWEDIKELTAGLSPALVFRIVVLGKAYLLRIITRTDMAGDPTHEYACMKAAAEAGIAPRIWYMSIADRIAITDFVAATTFQIKEARIQLPAVLKRLHSLPPFSHRVHYLDMADRYMRKFQEAGLLPESMITELVRLHTHIIGVYPRNQEDMVACHNDLKPENILFDGTKAWIVDWEAAFLNDRYVDLAIIANFVVTNEAEEMVYLKSYFGESVTIYHRARFFLMRQLLHLFYITVFLSLVAAAGVPIDWTLSRPDFRSFHARMWAGEISLANHDARQQYAWVHMDQLLYNVQLPRWEEALDIVAGGSGYVA from the coding sequence ATGGTGCCAGCAACAAAAGAAATTGCCGTGAAAAATGCCTTGCAGCTTACATTTGGTGTAAGTGAATGGGAAGATATCAAGGAACTGACAGCCGGGCTCTCACCGGCACTTGTTTTCAGGATAGTGGTGCTGGGAAAAGCTTATCTGCTTCGTATCATCACCCGTACCGATATGGCCGGTGATCCTACACATGAATATGCCTGTATGAAAGCTGCTGCGGAAGCTGGTATTGCCCCACGAATCTGGTATATGAGTATCGCAGACAGGATCGCTATCACAGATTTTGTAGCAGCCACTACTTTTCAAATCAAGGAGGCCAGGATACAGCTACCCGCTGTACTGAAGCGATTACATTCGTTACCGCCTTTTTCGCACAGGGTACATTATCTGGATATGGCAGACCGTTACATGCGAAAATTTCAGGAGGCCGGGTTGTTACCCGAAAGTATGATTACCGAACTGGTTCGCCTGCATACGCATATTATAGGCGTTTATCCCCGTAATCAGGAAGATATGGTGGCTTGCCACAATGACCTTAAGCCGGAAAATATCCTCTTTGATGGTACCAAGGCGTGGATCGTAGATTGGGAGGCCGCCTTTTTGAATGATCGTTATGTGGACCTGGCAATAATCGCCAACTTTGTGGTCACGAATGAAGCGGAAGAAATGGTTTACCTTAAAAGTTACTTTGGTGAATCCGTGACGATATATCATCGTGCCCGGTTCTTTCTGATGCGTCAATTGCTGCATCTGTTTTATATCACCGTTTTTTTGTCTTTGGTGGCGGCAGCGGGTGTGCCTATCGATTGGACGTTGAGCAGACCCGATTTCAGGAGCTTTCATGCCCGCATGTGGGCAGGGGAAATCAGTCTGGCTAATCATGATGCCAGGCAACAATATGCCTGGGTACACATGGATCAGCTATTGTATAATGTGCAGCTGCCACGTTGGGAAGAAGCGCTTGACATTGTGGCGGGAGGATCTGGATACGTAGCATAA
- a CDS encoding Ig-like domain-containing protein has translation MNGLCVLCGVIDPENPVNNNSLDDYSSFVINVGLLGVSVEQTLIFPAASTAGCDSLIIGIGSSNAVLSVNLLGGISVQTYNGNVANNDIQTMSADVLRLLHDNKRAEIMLKPAAQFDRVKITLNSSLLGLLNSFRLYYAYQQSTAPAAPVILPGNNTICSGDSTTFAVTPITGNTISWYTAPTGGTSIATGNTLTVQPVETTIYYAEATAGGCISKRTAVTATVKPRPVQPVVNNPVVICKGDTATLTATGTNIQWYNTNGTLVFIGSPYKTIPPATTVYYAQATENGCSSTRAADSVIVNLPPAIPTLAADTVPICIGDSAIFRAIAPANVTFRWYANPTGGNPLISGPTVILYNQRVTQTFYVDATSKNGCVSIARKPVTVLVKPTPAKPVVNNPVAICKGDTATLTATGNNIQWYNTTTGGTLLFTGSPYRINPPATTVYYAQATENGCSSARAADSVIVNLPPAIPTLAADTVPICIGDSAIFRAIAPANVTFRWYANPTGGNPLITGPTVILYNQRVTQTFYVDATSQSGCVSIARKPVTVLVKPTPAKPVVNNPVAICKGDTATLTATGNNIQWYNTATGGTLLFTGTPYKISPPATTVYYAQATENGCSSTRAADSVIVNLPPAIPTLAADTVPICIGDSAIFRAIAPANVTFRWYANPTGGNPLITGPIVILYNQPVTQTYYVDAISKNGCVSIARKPVTVLVKPTPAKPVVNNPVAICKGDTATLTATGNNIQWYNTTTGGTLLFTGSPYRINSPATTVYYAQATENGCSSARAADSVIVNLPPAIPTLAADTVPICIGDSAIFRAIAPANVTFRWYANPTGGNPLITGPIVILYNQPVTQTFYVDATSKNGCVSIARKPVTVLVKPRPANPAFTVPSGIASQPVYIPITNYQPDVLYIIHIKYTDGFTTVLDTTFTGMNDTIPAPYNNSSLNAQASIDVQAINKVTGCKSDKVNKSFTISKRLSAPPLQPSTVANTVNTRQHIAEVLYFYPNPTNGLIQIQTKEVLDGSLLIVNDREGKPVYRLIMHSNTIQLPASLPAGFYIIQVRTKTGKILTGKVILEK, from the coding sequence GTGAATGGACTGTGTGTTTTATGTGGTGTGATCGATCCGGAGAATCCTGTCAATAACAACAGCCTTGATGATTATTCCAGCTTTGTGATAAATGTAGGTCTGCTCGGCGTGAGTGTAGAACAGACATTGATATTCCCGGCTGCAAGTACAGCAGGATGTGATTCCCTGATTATTGGCATCGGCAGTAGTAACGCCGTATTATCCGTTAATTTACTGGGAGGCATTTCCGTACAAACCTATAATGGGAACGTAGCTAATAACGATATCCAAACAATGTCTGCGGATGTATTACGACTCCTCCACGACAACAAACGTGCAGAGATTATGCTGAAACCTGCAGCACAGTTTGACCGGGTTAAGATAACATTGAACAGTAGCCTGTTGGGGTTATTAAACAGTTTCCGGTTGTATTATGCCTACCAGCAGTCTACCGCACCAGCCGCACCGGTAATATTACCAGGTAATAATACTATTTGTAGTGGCGACAGCACCACCTTTGCGGTTACCCCGATTACCGGAAATACCATTTCCTGGTATACAGCACCTACTGGTGGTACAAGCATCGCTACCGGCAATACATTAACAGTACAACCAGTTGAAACAACTATTTATTATGCGGAAGCTACCGCAGGAGGATGTATTAGCAAACGTACCGCTGTAACGGCCACGGTTAAACCCAGACCGGTCCAACCCGTAGTCAACAATCCGGTAGTCATCTGCAAAGGCGATACAGCCACTCTCACAGCTACCGGCACCAATATTCAATGGTACAATACCAACGGCACCTTGGTATTTATCGGTAGCCCGTATAAAACCATTCCGCCCGCAACAACCGTATACTACGCACAGGCAACAGAGAATGGCTGTAGTAGCACCCGTGCTGCAGACAGTGTCATCGTCAATCTGCCACCGGCTATACCTACGCTTGCTGCAGATACTGTACCTATCTGTATCGGCGATAGCGCCATATTCAGGGCCATTGCCCCCGCGAATGTCACCTTCAGATGGTATGCCAATCCGACCGGTGGCAATCCGCTCATATCCGGGCCAACTGTAATTTTATACAACCAACGCGTTACACAAACATTCTATGTGGATGCTACCAGCAAAAACGGTTGTGTAAGTATTGCCAGAAAACCGGTAACCGTATTAGTGAAACCCACGCCGGCAAAGCCAGTAGTGAATAATCCGGTAGCTATCTGCAAAGGCGATACAGCTACCCTTACCGCAACTGGTAATAACATTCAATGGTATAATACAACTACTGGTGGCACCTTACTGTTTACAGGCAGTCCCTATAGAATCAATCCACCTGCAACAACCGTATACTACGCACAGGCAACAGAAAATGGCTGTAGCAGCGCCCGCGCAGCGGACAGTGTCATCGTCAATCTGCCACCAGCTATACCTACGCTTGCTGCAGATACCGTACCTATCTGTATCGGTGATAGTGCCATATTCAGGGCCATTGCTCCCGCGAATGTCACTTTCAGATGGTATGCCAATCCGACTGGTGGCAATCCGCTCATCACCGGGCCAACTGTAATTTTATACAACCAACGCGTTACACAAACATTCTATGTGGATGCTACCAGCCAAAGTGGTTGTGTAAGTATTGCCAGAAAACCGGTAACCGTATTGGTAAAACCCACGCCGGCAAAGCCAGTAGTGAATAATCCGGTAGCTATCTGCAAAGGCGATACAGCTACCCTTACCGCAACAGGCAATAACATTCAATGGTACAATACAGCGACCGGTGGCACCTTATTGTTTACCGGTACCCCATATAAAATCAGTCCGCCCGCAACAACCGTATACTACGCACAGGCAACAGAGAATGGCTGTAGCAGCACCCGTGCTGCAGACAGTGTCATCGTCAATCTGCCACCGGCTATACCTACGCTTGCTGCAGATACTGTACCTATCTGTATCGGTGATAGTGCCATATTCAGGGCCATTGCTCCCGCGAATGTCACTTTCAGATGGTATGCCAATCCGACCGGTGGCAATCCGCTCATTACCGGGCCAATTGTAATACTATACAACCAACCCGTTACACAAACATACTATGTGGATGCTATCAGCAAAAACGGTTGTGTAAGTATTGCCAGAAAACCGGTAACCGTATTAGTGAAACCCACGCCGGCAAAGCCAGTAGTGAATAATCCGGTAGCTATTTGCAAAGGAGATACAGCTACCCTTACCGCAACAGGCAATAATATTCAATGGTATAATACGACTACTGGTGGCACCTTACTGTTTACAGGCAGCCCCTATAGAATCAATTCACCTGCAACAACCGTATACTACGCACAGGCAACAGAGAATGGCTGTAGCAGCGCCCGCGCGGCAGACAGTGTCATCGTCAATCTGCCACCGGCTATACCTACGCTTGCTGCCGATACCGTACCTATCTGTATCGGCGATAGCGCTATATTCAGGGCCATTGCACCGGCGAATGTCACCTTCAGATGGTATGCCAATCCGACTGGTGGCAATCCGCTCATCACCGGGCCAATTGTAATACTATACAACCAACCCGTTACACAAACATTTTATGTGGATGCTACCAGCAAAAACGGTTGTGTAAGTATTGCCAGAAAACCGGTAACGGTGTTGGTGAAGCCCAGGCCGGCCAATCCTGCATTTACCGTGCCATCAGGCATCGCCAGTCAGCCGGTATACATACCTATTACCAATTATCAGCCTGATGTACTTTATATCATACATATAAAGTATACTGATGGCTTCACAACAGTCTTAGACACCACTTTTACCGGGATGAACGATACTATCCCGGCACCATATAACAATAGTTCACTGAATGCGCAGGCTTCTATTGATGTACAAGCTATTAATAAAGTAACCGGGTGCAAGTCTGACAAGGTGAATAAATCGTTCACCATCAGCAAGCGTTTGTCTGCACCACCACTGCAACCATCTACAGTGGCCAATACGGTCAATACCCGGCAGCACATAGCGGAAGTACTGTATTTTTATCCGAACCCAACCAATGGTCTGATACAGATACAAACGAAAGAAGTGCTGGACGGTAGCCTCCTTATAGTAAATGACCGGGAAGGTAAACCCGTATACAGGCTTATAATGCATTCAAACACGATACAATTACCGGCGTCATTACCTGCAGGATTTTATATTATACAGGTGCGGACTAAAACAGGAAAGATCCTTACCGGGAAAGTGATATTGGAGAAATAA
- a CDS encoding LamG domain-containing protein yields METLSTLKKVSLSAAVIAVLFSCQKKDAIDKVLPTISSESVAAGKHKIGNLNGGLIAYWPLDGCVNTNDVSGNGHHGTPNNTTLTTDRFGTANGAFYFNGTNSYIDVEDDVDLRLTNTDFTLSAWVKLDSYNAASGSHILTKRSDNPYGYIFSVRGSTTAVPGVSFFGPGGNYINAFGTKVITTGSWHLVTAVYRLGQRQLSLYVDGILDNTSAGLSPLDAPEAAKLYIGRDEITSSSTNGAFFHGALDDIRIYNRALTGGEIQELYGKTIAPAAGLIAYWPLDYCRNARDLSGNGNHGTVSNTSLTTDRFGNVSGAFYFNGTNSYIAVADKPALRLTNTDFTVSAWVKLDGYNVSWGSGILGKRNDSPFGYGFSVTGTAGGPAGTGVPFFGPGGGYVNGVGTKVINLGSWHHLTAVYSYANQQLSHYVDGVLDNTTSGVLPANAPATAKLYIGRDEITSPTNGYFFYGTLDDIRMYNRTLTPGEIQNLYNAVN; encoded by the coding sequence ATGGAAACATTATCAACCCTCAAAAAAGTCAGTCTGTCTGCAGCAGTCATTGCTGTATTGTTTTCCTGTCAGAAAAAAGATGCGATAGACAAAGTATTACCAACCATATCATCGGAGTCGGTAGCTGCTGGTAAGCATAAAATCGGTAACCTGAATGGCGGCCTGATTGCCTACTGGCCACTGGATGGATGTGTCAATACCAACGATGTATCCGGTAATGGGCATCATGGTACACCCAATAATACCACCCTTACCACCGACCGGTTTGGAACTGCCAACGGTGCCTTTTATTTCAATGGTACCAATAGTTATATTGATGTGGAAGACGACGTAGATCTGCGTTTGACCAATACGGATTTTACGTTGAGTGCCTGGGTGAAACTGGATAGTTACAATGCAGCCAGCGGCTCTCATATTCTTACCAAACGGAGCGATAACCCATATGGCTATATTTTTTCGGTGAGAGGTAGTACGACGGCTGTTCCCGGCGTTTCATTTTTCGGACCTGGTGGGAACTATATTAATGCATTCGGAACGAAGGTGATTACTACCGGTAGCTGGCATCTGGTTACTGCTGTATACCGTTTAGGACAGCGGCAGCTGAGTTTGTATGTAGATGGCATACTGGATAATACCAGTGCTGGTTTATCTCCTTTAGATGCACCGGAAGCGGCAAAATTATATATTGGCCGGGACGAAATTACCTCTTCTTCTACGAATGGTGCTTTTTTTCATGGTGCATTGGATGATATCCGCATATACAACAGAGCGCTTACTGGTGGAGAAATCCAGGAATTATATGGAAAGACGATCGCGCCTGCAGCAGGTTTGATCGCTTACTGGCCATTGGACTATTGTCGTAATGCCAGAGATTTATCGGGTAACGGAAATCATGGTACTGTCAGTAATACGTCCCTTACTACCGACCGGTTCGGTAATGTCAGCGGTGCATTTTACTTCAATGGAACCAATAGTTATATTGCCGTGGCAGATAAGCCAGCACTGCGTTTGACCAATACTGACTTTACCGTGAGTGCCTGGGTAAAACTGGATGGCTACAACGTATCCTGGGGATCTGGTATTTTGGGCAAACGAAATGACAGCCCCTTTGGATACGGCTTTTCTGTAACAGGTACTGCTGGAGGGCCTGCTGGTACCGGTGTGCCATTTTTTGGTCCTGGCGGGGGGTATGTCAATGGTGTAGGAACAAAAGTCATCAACTTAGGGAGCTGGCATCATCTTACTGCGGTATACAGTTATGCCAATCAGCAGTTAAGTCATTATGTAGATGGTGTATTGGATAATACCACCAGTGGCGTTCTTCCTGCAAATGCGCCGGCCACTGCCAAGTTGTATATTGGCCGGGATGAAATCACCTCTCCTACCAACGGTTATTTCTTTTATGGTACATTGGATGATATCCGCATGTATAATAGAACCCTAACACCGGGAGAAATTCAAAACTTATATAATGCCGTAAACTAG
- a CDS encoding right-handed parallel beta-helix repeat-containing protein — translation MRKAILYISALLISACGKQEKNIYLPANTVLKSALVTGPVFDNMAALKASTTVPLPGSNCTLSAYYAADDGGGGAFTWDAGSTLPDDSGVIIQPTSVTGAGRWKRIYSGAVSLKWFGLKTVEQGFTQEQGTRLNSILAKYQQVNFDLNGTINIDALNKFISVPSNSKITFSKDSCKLRVIPNGAPAYWCMRLWNVHDCEINNAHIIGDRVNTGNRTGEFGMGIDIRSSSRITINDATVKDCWGDGIYIGKVGTTTNRDIRIINAVCDHNGRQGISLITGVGITIQNARLLRSDIHSPCGGLDIEPNDVHDTLMAIRVINTYTSGNKGRGINVTPEKMAGTTTAVDIRIEGHISEQDTLGFSALGMSDTALAGNVVYANGKISQASRSGISIRRYSYNMPLISIQDAQVTNCNTAKSTSIKYGAAVCIFREPTETNPPHIGAVEMINLKITDDRPVPLHASAIYVRDEGMPNNAPGPVTIKNPVSLGATVKSPLAFACRGVIQDDNHVIVKNLVNETFTQNWTTTYCRYTNTSSTTRSIVNLAASAAGYPDVEFVVTAAAALRIKPDATSIIQGLTTAGGYLESNQTGATIILRKTTANEWTVVKQTGTWTPG, via the coding sequence ATGCGAAAAGCCATCCTGTACATCAGCGCACTGCTGATCAGTGCTTGTGGAAAACAAGAAAAAAATATTTATCTGCCAGCTAATACGGTGTTAAAATCGGCGCTGGTGACCGGTCCCGTGTTCGACAACATGGCAGCGCTCAAAGCCAGTACCACCGTACCACTGCCCGGCAGTAACTGTACCTTATCTGCCTATTACGCTGCCGATGATGGCGGTGGCGGCGCTTTCACCTGGGATGCCGGCAGCACCTTACCAGACGATAGTGGGGTGATCATACAACCTACTTCCGTCACCGGAGCAGGACGCTGGAAAAGAATATACAGTGGAGCGGTCAGTCTGAAATGGTTTGGTTTGAAAACGGTAGAACAAGGCTTCACACAGGAGCAGGGCACCCGGCTGAATAGCATTCTGGCCAAATACCAACAGGTAAATTTTGACCTCAACGGCACCATTAATATTGATGCTCTCAATAAATTCATATCGGTACCCAGTAACAGCAAGATTACTTTCAGTAAAGACAGCTGTAAACTCCGGGTTATTCCCAACGGAGCTCCTGCTTATTGGTGCATGCGGTTATGGAATGTCCATGACTGTGAAATCAATAATGCCCACATCATCGGAGACAGGGTGAATACCGGTAACAGAACCGGAGAATTCGGAATGGGTATTGACATCCGTTCCTCTTCCCGTATTACGATCAACGACGCTACTGTAAAGGATTGCTGGGGAGATGGCATCTATATTGGTAAGGTAGGTACTACCACTAACAGGGATATACGTATTATTAATGCGGTATGCGATCATAACGGACGGCAGGGCATCTCACTGATCACCGGTGTAGGCATCACCATACAGAATGCCCGGTTGTTAAGGAGCGATATACATAGTCCCTGCGGAGGACTGGATATTGAACCCAATGACGTACATGATACGTTAATGGCTATACGCGTTATTAACACCTACACCAGTGGCAATAAAGGCAGGGGTATTAATGTTACCCCGGAGAAAATGGCGGGTACTACCACTGCTGTGGATATTCGTATAGAAGGGCATATCAGTGAACAGGATACACTTGGTTTTTCGGCATTGGGAATGTCGGATACCGCACTGGCTGGCAATGTGGTGTATGCCAACGGAAAAATCAGTCAGGCCAGCCGCAGTGGTATCAGTATCCGGCGGTATTCCTACAACATGCCACTGATCAGCATTCAGGATGCACAGGTGACGAACTGCAATACGGCCAAATCCACGTCTATCAAATACGGTGCTGCCGTCTGTATTTTCAGGGAACCTACAGAAACCAATCCCCCTCATATTGGCGCCGTTGAAATGATTAACCTGAAAATTACGGATGACCGGCCGGTACCGCTGCATGCTTCTGCTATCTATGTGCGGGACGAAGGAATGCCTAATAATGCTCCAGGCCCGGTGACCATTAAAAATCCGGTATCGCTTGGAGCAACGGTAAAAAGCCCGCTGGCATTCGCTTGCAGAGGAGTGATTCAGGACGATAATCATGTCATTGTCAAAAATCTGGTGAATGAAACCTTTACACAAAACTGGACCACTACCTATTGCAGGTACACCAATACCAGCAGCACAACACGCAGCATCGTCAATCTCGCCGCGTCAGCAGCGGGTTATCCGGATGTGGAATTTGTGGTAACAGCCGCGGCGGCGCTACGTATAAAGCCGGATGCAACGAGCATTATCCAGGGTCTCACCACAGCAGGAGGGTACCTGGAGAGTAACCAAACCGGCGCCACGATCATCCTGAGAAAAACAACTGCCAACGAATGGACGGTAGTCAAACAAACCGGTACCTGGACACCGGGATAA
- a CDS encoding SDR family oxidoreductase, whose protein sequence is MQAPSSNILLTGVTGILGRHILYELLPLYVSHKKYKIIVVIRDTKTEDARQRLHSLLSSLYRPDYLNQFSLAELSDSIEIIPHDIIDLNEDDFNQLKKYAPVTVIHAAAVTNLSNTPQAYEELHHKNYTATLRFLEWVNPVLSKFIFIGTAFSIGHFEGIIHNNYQEFSTNTTAHQTLAGINRNPYEMLKSNVESKIITYCNHHHKKWQLLRPSIISGRLMDAPLYFSPKFNVFYEFGKFFYVYSNRMKTKSNSIRMVANHQGTLNIIPVDFVAKTITRVFCNDDIYELNIVSSHGVKLDYLLPHTASIVGFQCELVEQVPTNMNDLEAAYYRLYAPNLTPYIQTPCHQFNTAQLRTIMSDIPEIDVQEAFKDLLGYALQHGFRDLH, encoded by the coding sequence ATGCAAGCACCTTCCTCAAACATTTTGCTGACCGGCGTAACCGGTATCCTGGGACGTCATATTCTGTATGAATTGCTGCCACTATATGTCTCCCATAAAAAGTATAAAATCATAGTAGTCATCAGAGATACCAAAACAGAAGATGCCAGACAAAGACTCCATAGCTTACTCAGCAGCCTATACAGGCCAGACTATCTAAATCAATTCTCGCTGGCTGAATTATCAGACAGCATTGAAATCATACCACACGATATCATTGACTTAAATGAAGATGATTTCAATCAGCTCAAAAAATATGCTCCCGTAACCGTCATTCATGCCGCAGCAGTTACTAACCTATCCAATACCCCCCAGGCCTATGAGGAACTACATCATAAAAACTATACGGCTACGCTGCGATTCCTGGAATGGGTAAATCCTGTTTTATCAAAATTCATCTTTATAGGGACGGCCTTTTCCATTGGGCATTTCGAAGGCATCATTCATAACAACTATCAGGAATTTTCCACCAATACTACGGCTCACCAAACATTAGCCGGCATCAATAGAAATCCCTATGAAATGCTGAAATCAAATGTTGAAAGTAAAATAATCACCTATTGCAATCACCATCATAAGAAGTGGCAACTATTGCGGCCCTCCATCATTTCCGGCAGACTCATGGATGCGCCACTATATTTCTCTCCCAAGTTCAACGTATTTTATGAATTTGGTAAATTCTTTTATGTATACAGCAACCGGATGAAAACCAAAAGTAACAGCATCCGAATGGTGGCTAACCACCAGGGTACGCTTAATATTATTCCGGTAGATTTTGTAGCCAAAACAATTACCCGCGTTTTTTGCAATGACGATATCTACGAGCTTAACATCGTGAGTTCGCACGGTGTCAAACTAGACTACCTGCTTCCACATACCGCATCTATAGTAGGTTTCCAATGTGAATTAGTGGAACAAGTACCCACTAACATGAATGATCTGGAAGCCGCTTACTACAGATTATATGCGCCTAATCTCACGCCGTATATTCAAACACCCTGTCATCAGTTCAACACTGCACAATTAAGAACGATCATGAGCGACATTCCCGAAATAGATGTACAGGAGGCATTTAAAGATCTTTTAGGTTATGCATTACAGCATGGATTCCGGGATCTGCATTAG